One window of Candidatus Mycobacterium wuenschmannii genomic DNA carries:
- the sufB gene encoding Fe-S cluster assembly protein SufB, translating into MTLTPEAAKTAMPVETLTQEETIASLGRYGYGWSDSDVAGASAQRGLSEAVVRDISAKKSEPEWMLEHRLKALRIFDRKPMPNWGSNLDGIDFDNIKYFVRSSEKQAATWDDLPEDIRNTYDKLGIPEAEKQRLVSGVAAQYESEVVYHSIREDLEAQGVIFLDTDSGLREHPELFQEYFGTVIPAGDNKFSALNSAVWSGGSFIYVPKGVHVDIPLQAYFRINTENMGQFERTLIIVDEDAYVHYVEGCTAPIYKSDSLHSAVVEIIVKPGGRCRYTTIQNWSNNVYNLVTKRARAEAGATMEWVDGNIGSKVTMKYPAVWMTGEHAKGEVLSVAFAGEGQHQDTGAKMLHLAPNTSSNIVSKSVARGGGRASYRGLVQVNKGSHGSRSSVKCDALLVDTISRSDTYPYVDIREDDVTMGHEATVSKVSENQLFYLMSRGLTEDEAMAMVVRGFVEPIAKELPMEYALELNRLIELQMEGAVG; encoded by the coding sequence ATGACCCTCACCCCGGAGGCCGCCAAGACGGCTATGCCCGTCGAGACGCTGACCCAGGAGGAGACGATCGCCTCGCTGGGCCGCTATGGCTACGGCTGGTCCGACTCCGACGTGGCCGGTGCCAGCGCGCAGCGCGGCCTGTCCGAGGCCGTGGTGCGCGACATCTCGGCCAAGAAGAGCGAGCCCGAGTGGATGCTCGAACACCGGCTCAAGGCGCTGCGCATCTTCGATCGCAAGCCGATGCCGAACTGGGGCTCCAACCTCGACGGCATCGACTTCGACAACATCAAGTACTTTGTGCGCTCCAGCGAGAAGCAGGCCGCGACCTGGGACGACCTGCCCGAGGACATCCGCAACACCTACGACAAGCTCGGCATCCCCGAGGCGGAGAAGCAGCGCCTGGTCTCCGGCGTCGCGGCGCAGTACGAATCCGAGGTCGTCTACCACTCGATCCGCGAGGACCTCGAGGCGCAGGGCGTCATCTTCCTGGACACCGACTCGGGTCTGCGTGAGCACCCGGAGCTCTTCCAGGAGTATTTCGGCACCGTGATCCCGGCCGGCGACAACAAGTTCTCCGCGCTGAATTCGGCTGTGTGGAGCGGTGGTTCGTTCATCTACGTGCCCAAGGGTGTCCACGTCGACATCCCGCTGCAGGCCTACTTCCGGATCAACACCGAGAACATGGGCCAGTTCGAGCGAACGCTCATCATCGTCGACGAGGACGCCTACGTGCACTACGTCGAGGGTTGTACCGCGCCGATCTACAAGAGCGACTCGCTGCACTCCGCCGTCGTCGAGATCATCGTGAAGCCCGGTGGCCGTTGCCGCTACACGACCATTCAGAACTGGTCGAACAACGTCTACAACCTCGTCACCAAGCGGGCCCGGGCCGAAGCCGGCGCCACCATGGAGTGGGTCGACGGCAACATCGGCTCCAAGGTCACGATGAAGTACCCGGCCGTGTGGATGACCGGCGAGCACGCCAAGGGCGAGGTGCTCTCGGTCGCGTTCGCCGGCGAGGGTCAGCACCAGGACACCGGCGCGAAGATGCTGCACCTGGCGCCCAACACCTCGAGCAACATTGTGTCCAAGTCGGTCGCCCGCGGCGGTGGCCGTGCTTCCTACCGCGGCCTGGTGCAGGTCAACAAGGGCTCGCACGGCTCGCGTTCCAGCGTGAAATGCGATGCGCTGCTGGTGGATACGATCAGCCGCAGCGACACCTACCCCTACGTCGACATCCGCGAGGACGACGTCACGATGGGCCACGAGGCTACGGTGTCCAAGGTCAGCGAGAACCAGCTGTTCTACCTGATGAGCCGCGGGCTGACCGAGGACGAGGCGATGGCGATGGTGGTGCGCGGCTTCGTCGAGCCGATCGCCAAGGAACTCCCGATGGAATACGCGCTGGAGCTCAACCGGCTGATCGAGCTGCAGATGGAAGGCGCGGTCGGCTAG
- the sufC gene encoding Fe-S cluster assembly ATPase SufC, with translation MTTLEVKDLHASVFTPEGEEVPILKGVNLTVKSGETHAVMGPNGSGKSTLSYAIAGHPKYTVTSGSITLDGADVLEMSIDERARAGLFLAMQYPVEVPGVSMSNFLRSAATAVRGEAPKLRHWVKEVKAAMSDLDIDAAFGERSVNEGFSGGEKKRHEILQLGLLKPKIAILDETDSGLDVDALRVVSEGVNRYAEAEHGGILLITHYTRILRYIQPQFVHVFVGGRIIESGGPELADELEENGYERFTQTAASGA, from the coding sequence ATGACCACGCTCGAAGTCAAAGACCTGCACGCCTCGGTCTTCACGCCCGAAGGCGAAGAAGTGCCGATCCTCAAGGGTGTCAACCTGACCGTGAAGTCGGGGGAGACGCATGCGGTCATGGGGCCCAACGGATCCGGCAAGTCGACGCTGTCCTACGCGATCGCCGGTCACCCGAAGTACACCGTGACGTCCGGCTCGATCACGCTCGACGGCGCCGACGTCCTCGAGATGAGCATCGACGAGCGCGCCCGCGCCGGCCTGTTCCTGGCCATGCAATACCCGGTCGAGGTGCCCGGGGTGTCGATGTCGAACTTCCTGCGCTCGGCTGCGACGGCCGTTCGCGGCGAGGCGCCGAAGCTGCGGCACTGGGTCAAGGAGGTCAAGGCCGCGATGTCGGACCTCGACATCGACGCGGCGTTCGGCGAGCGCAGCGTCAACGAAGGCTTCTCCGGTGGTGAGAAGAAGCGCCACGAGATCCTGCAGCTGGGCCTGCTGAAGCCGAAGATCGCGATCCTCGACGAGACCGACTCCGGCCTCGACGTCGACGCGCTGCGCGTCGTCAGTGAAGGCGTCAACCGCTACGCCGAGGCAGAGCACGGTGGGATCCTGCTCATTACGCACTACACCCGCATCCTGCGCTACATCCAGCCGCAGTTCGTGCACGTCTTCGTCGGCGGCCGCATCATCGAATCGGGCGGCCCCGAATTGGCCGACGAGCTCGAGGAAAACGGCTACGAGCGCTTCACGCAAACGGCCGCCTCGGGAGCCTGA
- the sufU gene encoding Fe-S cluster assembly sulfur transfer protein SufU, whose protein sequence is MRLEQMYQEVILDHYKHPQHRGLREPFGAEVYHKNPTCGDEITLRVALSADGDTVEDVSYDGQGCSISQAATSVLTEQVIGQSVGQALKTVTAFNEMVSSRGNIEGDEDVLGDGVAFAGVAKYPARVKCALLGWMAFKDALAQASHDVEEVSK, encoded by the coding sequence ATGCGTCTCGAGCAGATGTACCAGGAAGTGATCCTCGATCACTACAAGCACCCGCAGCACCGCGGCCTGCGTGAGCCGTTCGGCGCGGAGGTCTACCACAAAAACCCCACCTGCGGCGACGAGATCACGCTGCGGGTCGCGCTGTCAGCCGACGGCGACACCGTCGAGGACGTGTCCTACGACGGGCAGGGCTGCTCGATCAGCCAGGCCGCCACCTCGGTACTCACCGAGCAGGTGATCGGCCAGAGCGTCGGGCAGGCGCTGAAGACCGTCACCGCGTTCAACGAGATGGTGTCGTCGCGCGGAAACATCGAGGGCGACGAAGATGTACTGGGCGACGGGGTGGCATTCGCCGGCGTCGCGAAATATCCGGCCCGGGTGAAATGCGCGCTGCTGGGCTGGATGGCATTCAAGGATGCATTGGCCCAAGCGAGTCACGACGTAGAGGAGGTCTCCAAATGA
- a CDS encoding ABC transporter permease translates to MTESTFAAGTFAPNPQSAAVPRMLTAQFGLELKLLLRNGEQLLLTMFIPITLLVGLTLLPLGSFGENRAAVFVPVIMALAVISTAFTGQAIAVAFDRRYGALKRLGATALPVWGIIAGKSAAVVTVVFLQSIILGAIGFGLGWRPHPLGLALGAAVIALGTAVFAALGLLLGGTLRAEIVLAVANLLWFVFAGLGALTIESGMIGSAVKWAARLTPAGALTESLSQAMSLSVDWFGLLVLVVWGTLAGLAALRWFRFT, encoded by the coding sequence ATGACCGAAAGTACTTTCGCGGCAGGCACTTTCGCTCCTAACCCGCAGTCGGCGGCGGTGCCTCGGATGCTGACCGCGCAGTTTGGACTCGAGCTGAAGCTGCTGCTGCGCAATGGCGAACAGCTGCTGCTGACGATGTTCATCCCGATCACACTGCTGGTCGGGCTGACGTTGCTGCCGCTGGGATCGTTCGGTGAAAACCGGGCCGCGGTATTCGTGCCGGTGATCATGGCGTTGGCGGTGATCTCGACCGCGTTCACCGGTCAAGCCATCGCCGTGGCATTCGACCGCCGCTACGGGGCGCTGAAACGACTCGGTGCGACGGCGCTGCCGGTCTGGGGCATCATCGCCGGCAAGTCCGCGGCGGTGGTGACGGTGGTGTTCCTGCAGTCGATCATTCTGGGCGCCATAGGTTTTGGGCTCGGCTGGCGGCCGCATCCGCTCGGACTGGCGCTGGGTGCGGCGGTGATCGCGCTGGGCACCGCGGTGTTCGCCGCGCTCGGCCTCCTGCTGGGCGGCACGCTGCGCGCCGAGATCGTGCTGGCGGTGGCCAACCTGCTGTGGTTCGTCTTCGCCGGCCTCGGGGCGCTGACCATCGAGTCCGGCATGATCGGGTCCGCGGTCAAATGGGCGGCTCGGCTCACCCCGGCGGGGGCGCTGACCGAATCGCTGTCGCAGGCGATGAGCCTGTCGGTGGACTGGTTCGGCCTGTTGGTGCTCGTCGTGTGGGGCACGCTGGCCGGCCTGGCCGCGCTGCGCTGGTTCCGCTTCACCTGA
- a CDS encoding cysteine desulfurase yields the protein MTVSATRSTTLDVAAIRADFPILSRVMRGGNQLAYLDSGATSQRPVQVLDAERDFLLTSNGAVHRGAHQLMEEATDAYEQGRADIAAFVGAEPDELVFTKNATESLNLVSYVLGDNRFDRAVGPGDVIVTTELEHHANLVPWHELARRTGATLRWYGVTEDGRIDLDSLRLDDSVKIVAFSHHSNVTGAVAPVAELVERAKAVGAFTVLDACQSVPHQPVDFHALDVDFAAFSGHKMLGPNGIGVLYARAELLDALPPFLTGGSMIETVSMEAVTYAAPPQRFEAGTPMTSQVVGLGAAARYLTDIGMTAVEAHEHELVAAAIDGLSGIDGVRIVGPTTMENRGSPVSFVVDGVHAHDVGQVLDDDGVAVRVGHHCAMPLHRRFDVAATARASFAVYNTLEEVDRLVAGVRHAIEFFGRA from the coding sequence ATGACGGTCTCGGCCACTCGTTCCACGACGCTCGACGTCGCGGCGATCCGGGCCGACTTCCCGATCCTGAGCCGGGTGATGCGGGGCGGGAATCAGTTGGCATATCTGGATTCCGGGGCGACGTCGCAGCGACCGGTACAGGTTCTCGACGCCGAGCGCGACTTCCTGCTGACCTCCAACGGCGCGGTGCACCGCGGCGCACACCAGCTGATGGAGGAGGCCACCGACGCCTACGAGCAGGGCCGCGCGGACATTGCCGCCTTCGTCGGCGCCGAGCCCGACGAGCTGGTGTTCACCAAGAACGCCACCGAGTCGCTCAACCTGGTCTCATACGTGTTAGGGGACAACCGCTTCGACCGGGCGGTCGGGCCCGGCGACGTCATCGTCACCACCGAACTCGAGCATCACGCCAACCTCGTCCCATGGCACGAACTGGCCAGGCGGACCGGCGCGACGCTGCGCTGGTACGGCGTGACCGAAGACGGCCGCATCGACCTCGACTCGCTACGGCTCGATGACAGCGTGAAAATCGTTGCGTTCAGCCATCACTCGAATGTGACCGGCGCAGTCGCTCCGGTCGCCGAGCTCGTCGAGCGGGCCAAGGCGGTCGGTGCGTTCACCGTGCTCGATGCCTGCCAGTCAGTGCCGCACCAGCCGGTCGACTTTCATGCCCTCGACGTCGACTTCGCCGCCTTCTCAGGCCATAAGATGTTGGGCCCCAACGGAATCGGCGTGCTCTATGCCCGCGCCGAACTGCTCGACGCGCTGCCGCCCTTCCTCACCGGCGGCTCGATGATCGAGACGGTCAGCATGGAGGCCGTCACCTACGCCGCTCCGCCGCAACGCTTCGAGGCCGGCACCCCGATGACCTCGCAGGTCGTCGGGCTGGGTGCCGCCGCGCGCTACCTGACCGACATCGGCATGACGGCGGTCGAGGCGCATGAGCACGAACTCGTCGCGGCCGCGATCGACGGCCTGTCCGGTATCGACGGCGTCCGCATCGTCGGTCCGACGACCATGGAAAATCGGGGCTCCCCAGTGTCTTTCGTGGTCGACGGCGTACACGCCCACGATGTCGGCCAGGTGCTCGACGACGACGGCGTGGCGGTCCGGGTGGGGCATCACTGCGCGATGCCGCTGCACCGCCGTTTCGACGTCGCCGCGACCGCGCGCGCCTCGTTCGCGGTCTACAACACCCTCGAGGAAGTCGACCGGTTGGTCGCCGGTGTGCGCCACGCCATCGAATTCTTCGGAAGGGCCTGA
- the sufD gene encoding Fe-S cluster assembly protein SufD: MTGLTEAVEGSALSAANKGELFSSFDVNAFEVPGGRDELWRFTPLKRLRGLHDGSAPATGNAAIEVTERPGVTVETVRRGDERLGQAGVPADRVAAQAFSSFNQATIVTVARDTEVAEPIEIAVTGPGEGATAYGHLQIRVEELSRAIVVVDLRGSGTYADNVEIIVGDSAGVGVIWIADWADDTVHVGSHHARLGKDATLGHVAVTLGGDVVRTSATVRFTAPGGEAQMLGTYFADDGQHFESRLLVDHSQPNCKSDVLYKGALQGDPDSSKPDAHTVWIGDVLIRAEATGTDTFEVNRNLVLTDGARADSVPNLEIETGEIVGAGHASATGRFDDEQLFYLRARGIPEDQARRLVVRGFFNEIIAKIAVPAVRERLTEAIERELAITESRSN, from the coding sequence GTGACGGGATTGACTGAGGCGGTTGAGGGTTCGGCCCTCTCCGCTGCCAACAAGGGCGAGCTGTTTTCGTCGTTCGACGTCAACGCGTTCGAGGTGCCGGGCGGTCGCGACGAGCTGTGGCGGTTCACCCCGCTGAAGCGTCTGCGCGGCCTGCACGACGGATCGGCCCCCGCTACGGGCAACGCCGCTATCGAGGTGACCGAACGTCCGGGCGTGACGGTGGAAACCGTGCGCCGCGGCGACGAGCGACTCGGCCAGGCCGGCGTTCCCGCTGACCGGGTTGCGGCGCAAGCGTTTTCATCGTTCAACCAGGCGACCATCGTCACGGTGGCGCGCGACACCGAGGTGGCCGAGCCGATCGAGATCGCCGTCACCGGCCCAGGTGAGGGCGCTACCGCTTACGGCCACCTGCAGATCCGCGTCGAAGAACTGTCGCGGGCCATCGTCGTGGTGGATTTGCGCGGCAGCGGGACCTACGCCGACAACGTCGAGATCATCGTCGGCGACTCGGCCGGTGTCGGCGTCATCTGGATCGCCGACTGGGCCGACGACACGGTGCACGTCGGATCGCACCACGCCCGACTCGGCAAGGACGCGACCCTCGGGCACGTCGCCGTGACGCTCGGCGGCGACGTCGTCAGGACCTCGGCGACGGTGCGATTCACCGCGCCCGGCGGTGAAGCCCAAATGCTGGGCACCTACTTCGCCGACGACGGCCAGCACTTCGAGTCGCGTCTGCTGGTCGATCATTCGCAGCCCAACTGCAAGTCCGACGTGCTGTACAAAGGTGCGCTGCAAGGGGATCCGGACTCGTCGAAGCCGGACGCGCACACCGTGTGGATCGGCGACGTACTGATCCGCGCCGAGGCCACCGGCACCGACACCTTCGAGGTGAACCGCAACCTGGTGCTCACCGACGGTGCCCGCGCCGACTCGGTGCCCAACCTGGAGATCGAGACGGGCGAGATCGTCGGCGCCGGACACGCCAGTGCCACCGGAAGATTCGACGACGAGCAGTTGTTCTACCTGCGCGCCCGCGGCATTCCGGAGGACCAGGCCCGTCGCCTGGTGGTGCGCGGCTTTTTCAACGAGATCATCGCGAAGATCGCCGTCCCCGCGGTGCGCGAGCGCCTCACCGAAGCCATCGAACGAGAACTAGCAATCACCGAATCGAGAAGTAACTGA
- the mptB gene encoding polyprenol phosphomannose-dependent alpha 1,6 mannosyltransferase MptB yields the protein MAERHHSLSSSIASLHGDEVAVGQPLNDAEERALGRTRVFGATGTVLMAIGALGAGARPVVQDPTFGVRLLNLPSRIQTVSLTMTTTGAVMMALAWLMLGRFALGKRRMSRGELDRTLLLWVLPLLIAPPMYSKDVYSYLAQSQICWLGLDPYRVGPATGLGLDHVFTLSVPSLWRETPAPYGPLFLWMGRGISALTGENIVAAVLCHRLVVLLGVGLIVWATPRLARRCGVAEVSALWLGAANPLLIMHLVAGIHNEAPMLGLMLTGTEFALRGVDATRPLWPRPWPRASGDRADWAPLVMLLTGSVLIVLSSQIKLPSLLALGFVTMALAQRYGGGIKAFLLTGTLMAALSLAVMAAVGSASRLGFGWIFTLGTANVVRSWMSPPTLIALGTGQVGILLGLGDHTTAVLSLTRGIGVLIIAVLVAWLLLSVLRGRLHPVGGLGVALGVCVLLFPVVQPWYLLWAIIPLAAWATRPGFRVAVIIVTMGVGVFGPTANGDRFALFQIVDATVASTVIVALLIAVTYDRLPWRPLLAEELTHDAATLDPATPQSDPLSDAYAKSS from the coding sequence ATGGCAGAGCGCCACCACTCGCTGAGTTCCTCGATCGCCAGCTTGCATGGCGACGAAGTGGCGGTGGGTCAACCCCTGAACGACGCCGAGGAACGCGCGCTGGGGCGCACCCGCGTTTTCGGCGCCACCGGCACGGTCCTGATGGCGATCGGCGCGCTCGGCGCCGGGGCCCGCCCGGTTGTCCAGGATCCGACGTTCGGGGTTCGGTTGCTCAACCTGCCTTCGCGCATCCAGACGGTGTCCCTCACGATGACCACCACCGGAGCGGTCATGATGGCCCTGGCCTGGCTGATGCTGGGACGGTTCGCGCTGGGCAAGCGGCGGATGTCGCGCGGCGAGTTGGACCGCACGCTGCTGCTCTGGGTGCTGCCGCTGCTGATCGCGCCCCCGATGTACAGCAAGGACGTCTACTCCTACCTGGCGCAGAGCCAGATCTGCTGGCTGGGACTGGACCCGTACCGAGTGGGCCCGGCCACCGGCCTGGGCCTCGACCACGTGTTCACGCTGTCGGTGCCGAGCCTGTGGCGCGAGACGCCCGCCCCCTATGGCCCACTGTTTCTGTGGATGGGCCGCGGAATCTCGGCGCTGACCGGCGAGAACATCGTTGCCGCGGTGCTCTGTCACCGGCTGGTGGTGTTGCTCGGGGTCGGCCTGATCGTCTGGGCGACACCGCGCCTGGCCCGCCGCTGCGGGGTGGCCGAGGTGAGCGCGCTGTGGCTGGGGGCAGCCAATCCGCTGCTGATCATGCATTTGGTCGCGGGCATCCACAACGAGGCTCCGATGCTGGGTCTGATGCTGACCGGCACCGAGTTCGCACTGCGCGGTGTCGATGCCACGCGCCCGCTCTGGCCGCGACCGTGGCCGCGGGCCAGCGGGGACCGGGCGGACTGGGCGCCGCTGGTGATGCTGCTGACCGGTTCGGTGCTGATCGTGCTGTCGTCCCAAATCAAGCTGCCGTCGCTGCTGGCCCTGGGCTTCGTCACGATGGCGCTGGCGCAGCGCTACGGCGGTGGCATCAAGGCATTCCTGCTGACCGGCACCCTGATGGCGGCGTTGTCGCTGGCGGTGATGGCGGCCGTCGGCTCGGCCAGCCGGCTGGGCTTCGGCTGGATCTTCACCCTCGGGACGGCCAACGTGGTGCGCAGCTGGATGTCGCCGCCGACGCTGATCGCGCTGGGCACCGGCCAGGTCGGGATTCTATTGGGGCTGGGCGATCACACCACCGCCGTGCTGTCGCTGACCCGTGGCATCGGCGTGCTCATCATCGCCGTGCTGGTCGCCTGGCTGCTGCTGTCCGTGCTGCGGGGCCGGCTGCATCCGGTCGGCGGCCTCGGCGTCGCGCTGGGCGTGTGCGTGCTGCTGTTCCCGGTGGTGCAGCCCTGGTATCTGCTGTGGGCGATCATCCCGCTGGCGGCCTGGGCCACCCGGCCGGGCTTCCGCGTCGCGGTGATCATCGTGACGATGGGCGTCGGGGTGTTCGGTCCGACCGCCAACGGCGACCGGTTCGCACTGTTCCAGATCGTCGACGCGACGGTGGCCAGCACCGTCATCGTGGCGTTGCTGATCGCGGTGACCTACGACCGGCTGCCCTGGCGCCCGCTGCTTGCCGAGGAACTCACCCACGACGCGGCGACGCTGGATCCAGCTACCCCACAGTCGGACCCGTTGTCCGACGCTTACGCTAAATCGTCGTGA
- a CDS encoding ABC transporter ATP-binding protein, with the protein MSSASDTPVRLRGVCKTYGSGAAATTAVSQLDLEVHTAEVLALLGPNGAGKTTTVEMCEGFVRADAGTIEVLGLDPIADNARLRPRIGVMLQGGGGYPAARAGEMLNLVASYAANPLDPQWLLDTLGLAEAARTTYRRLSGGQQQRLALACALVGRPELVFLDEPTAGMDAQARILVWELIDALRRDGVTVVLTTHQLKEAEELADRLVIIDHGVTVASGTPTELTRSGAKGQLRFSAPPRLDLSLLVSALPEGYQASESTPGEYLVQGAVDPQVLATVTAWCAQIDVLATDLRVEQRSLEDVFLELTGRELRS; encoded by the coding sequence GTGAGCTCAGCATCTGATACCCCGGTGCGGCTGCGCGGGGTGTGCAAGACGTACGGCTCGGGTGCTGCCGCAACGACCGCCGTCTCCCAACTCGACCTCGAGGTGCACACCGCCGAGGTGCTGGCGCTGCTCGGGCCGAATGGCGCGGGCAAAACGACGACGGTGGAGATGTGCGAGGGGTTCGTGCGCGCCGACGCCGGAACCATCGAAGTGCTCGGGCTGGATCCGATCGCCGACAACGCCCGACTGCGCCCTCGTATCGGGGTGATGCTGCAGGGTGGCGGCGGCTATCCCGCGGCCCGGGCGGGCGAGATGCTGAACTTGGTGGCCTCCTATGCCGCCAACCCACTGGACCCGCAATGGCTGCTGGACACGCTGGGCCTCGCCGAAGCGGCCCGCACGACCTACCGACGGCTCTCGGGCGGCCAGCAGCAGCGCCTGGCCCTGGCCTGCGCGCTGGTCGGCCGGCCCGAATTGGTCTTCCTCGACGAGCCGACGGCGGGCATGGATGCGCAGGCCCGAATCCTGGTGTGGGAGTTGATCGATGCGCTGCGCCGCGACGGCGTGACCGTGGTGCTGACGACGCATCAGCTCAAGGAGGCCGAGGAACTGGCCGACCGGCTGGTGATCATCGACCACGGGGTCACGGTCGCATCCGGGACCCCGACGGAGTTGACCCGCAGCGGCGCCAAGGGCCAACTCCGCTTCAGCGCTCCCCCGCGGCTGGACCTGTCGCTGCTGGTGTCCGCCCTGCCCGAGGGCTACCAGGCGTCGGAGTCGACGCCTGGCGAGTACCTGGTGCAGGGCGCCGTCGACCCGCAGGTGCTGGCGACCGTGACGGCCTGGTGCGCGCAGATCGACGTGTTGGCCACCGATCTGCGGGTTGAGCAGCGCAGCCTGGAAGACGTATTTCTGGAATTGACCGGGCGGGAGTTGCGCTCATGA
- a CDS encoding COX15/CtaA family protein — protein MAYDRAMPVGQSLQRISRPSLRAQRVIAALVVLTQGGIAVTGAIVRVTASGLGCPTWPQCFPGSFTPVAHSEVPRIHQAVEFGNRMITFAVVLTAALAVLAVIRAHRRREVLVYAWLMPASTVLQAVIGGVTVRTGLLWWTVAIHLLTSMTMVWLAVLLFVKIGQPDAGVVEDRVVRPLRILTTLSAVTLAAVLVAGTLVTAAGPHAGDTSPNRVVPRLRIEITTLVHAHSSLLIAYLTLLVGLGFGLLAVRAPRPVLIRLGVVLVAVIGQAAVGTVQFYTGVPAALVAVHVAGAAVCTAATAALWASMRQRTQIQPVES, from the coding sequence TTGGCCTACGATCGGGCGATGCCTGTCGGGCAATCATTGCAGCGGATTTCGCGACCTAGCCTGCGCGCGCAGCGCGTCATCGCGGCGTTGGTGGTACTAACGCAGGGCGGTATCGCCGTCACCGGCGCGATCGTCCGCGTCACCGCCTCGGGGTTGGGCTGCCCGACCTGGCCGCAGTGCTTCCCGGGCAGCTTCACCCCGGTCGCGCATTCCGAGGTTCCCCGCATCCACCAGGCCGTGGAATTCGGCAACCGGATGATCACGTTCGCCGTAGTGCTCACCGCCGCGCTGGCGGTGCTGGCCGTGATCCGGGCGCACCGCCGACGCGAGGTGCTGGTCTACGCGTGGCTGATGCCGGCGTCGACGGTGCTGCAGGCGGTGATCGGCGGCGTGACGGTACGGACCGGTCTGCTCTGGTGGACCGTAGCCATTCACTTGCTGACGTCGATGACCATGGTGTGGCTCGCGGTGCTGCTGTTCGTCAAGATCGGCCAGCCCGATGCCGGAGTGGTCGAGGATCGGGTCGTGAGGCCGCTGCGGATACTGACGACGCTCAGTGCCGTGACGCTGGCCGCTGTGCTGGTGGCCGGGACCCTGGTCACCGCCGCGGGACCGCATGCCGGGGACACCAGCCCGAATCGCGTGGTGCCACGGCTACGCATCGAGATCACCACGCTGGTCCACGCTCACTCGTCGCTGCTGATCGCCTATTTGACGTTGCTCGTCGGCCTTGGTTTCGGTTTGCTGGCCGTCCGCGCTCCGCGCCCGGTGCTGATCCGGTTGGGCGTCGTGCTCGTCGCGGTGATCGGGCAGGCCGCCGTCGGGACGGTGCAGTTCTACACCGGGGTGCCGGCGGCGTTGGTCGCGGTGCACGTCGCCGGCGCGGCGGTCTGCACGGCGGCCACCGCGGCGTTATGGGCGTCGATGCGACAGCGGACCCAGATCCAGCCGGTCGAGAGCTGA
- a CDS encoding helix-turn-helix transcriptional regulator: MKFPPPVSPAEAAAAAATHDGQTRSAVIRLLLESGSITAGQIGEQLGLSAAGVRRHLDVLIEMGEAESASAAPWQQAGRGRPAKRYRLTATGRAKLDHSYDDLASAAMRQLREIGGDEAVRSFARRRIDSILSGVEAAGSDADEDIEAAAERIAGALSKAGYVASTTQVGGPIHGVQICQHHCPVSHVAEEFPELCETERQAMAEVLGTHVQRLATIVNGDCACTTHVPLAAAEATPTELRRTARAEATTSTKGVSL; the protein is encoded by the coding sequence GTGAAATTCCCGCCCCCCGTCTCTCCCGCCGAAGCGGCAGCCGCTGCCGCTACGCATGACGGTCAGACCCGCAGCGCCGTCATCCGGCTGCTGTTGGAGTCCGGGTCTATCACCGCCGGGCAGATTGGCGAGCAGCTCGGATTGTCGGCCGCCGGGGTGCGACGCCACCTCGATGTGCTGATCGAGATGGGTGAGGCCGAGTCGGCGTCGGCCGCGCCCTGGCAGCAGGCCGGACGGGGACGCCCGGCCAAGCGCTACCGGTTGACCGCGACCGGCCGCGCGAAGCTCGACCACAGCTACGACGACCTGGCCTCCGCTGCGATGCGCCAGCTCCGCGAGATCGGCGGCGACGAGGCGGTCCGCAGCTTCGCCCGGCGGCGCATCGACTCCATCCTGTCCGGCGTCGAGGCTGCCGGCTCCGACGCCGACGAGGACATCGAGGCGGCCGCCGAGCGCATCGCTGGCGCACTGTCCAAGGCCGGCTATGTCGCGAGCACCACGCAGGTGGGCGGTCCGATCCACGGCGTACAGATCTGCCAGCATCATTGTCCGGTGTCGCACGTCGCCGAGGAATTCCCGGAGTTGTGCGAGACCGAGCGGCAGGCGATGGCGGAGGTCCTCGGAACCCACGTGCAGCGACTGGCGACAATCGTCAACGGCGATTGCGCCTGCACCACCCACGTTCCGCTCGCCGCGGCAGAAGCCACACCGACTGAACTTCGGCGCACAGCCCGCGCCGAAGCCACCACGAGCACCAAAGGAGTGTCGCTATGA